A single Natranaerobius thermophilus JW/NM-WN-LF DNA region contains:
- the tsf gene encoding translation elongation factor Ts, translating to MVKAAQVKELREKSGAGMMDCKKALKESDGDMDKAMEYLKEKGLASAKKKADRTTTEGRVESYIHLGGKIGVLIEVNCETDFVASNDEFKQFTKDIAMQVAASAPQYISRDEVPQEEVEKERERLKQQAIDEGKPEHVVDQIVDGKMDKYYEEICLLDQPFVKDPDKSVDELKKEKIAKIGENISVRRFVRYELGEGKEKKEENFAEEVEAIKQNT from the coding sequence ATGGTCAAAGCTGCACAAGTAAAGGAGTTAAGAGAGAAATCAGGTGCTGGAATGATGGATTGTAAAAAGGCTCTCAAAGAAAGTGACGGAGACATGGATAAGGCCATGGAGTATCTTAAGGAAAAAGGCCTAGCTAGTGCTAAGAAAAAAGCAGATCGAACCACTACTGAAGGAAGAGTTGAATCATATATTCACCTAGGTGGCAAAATCGGCGTTTTAATAGAGGTTAATTGTGAAACTGACTTTGTTGCCAGTAATGATGAATTTAAGCAATTCACAAAAGATATCGCAATGCAAGTGGCTGCATCAGCCCCTCAATACATATCTAGGGATGAAGTACCACAGGAGGAAGTGGAAAAAGAAAGAGAAAGATTGAAGCAGCAAGCTATTGATGAAGGAAAGCCTGAGCATGTAGTCGATCAGATCGTTGATGGAAAGATGGACAAATATTACGAAGAAATTTGCTTATTAGACCAACCTTTTGTGAAAGATCCAGATAAAAGCGTTGATGAACTGAAAAAAGAAAAGATAGCCAAAATTGGCGAAAACATTAGTGTGAGACGATTTGTCAGATACGAATTAGGTGAAGGTAAAGAAAAGAAAGAAGAAAATTTTGCAGAAGAAGTTGAAGCAATTAAGCAAAATACTTAA
- a CDS encoding DUF362 domain-containing protein, translating to MIFIDVKGEEKGGGTVAFRITEECIACGSCLDACPVDAIKEGEEIFSITEDCTECGSCVDECPTDAIVEE from the coding sequence ATGATTTTTATTGATGTTAAGGGAGAGGAGAAAGGAGGTGGGACCGTGGCTTTTCGTATTACTGAAGAGTGCATTGCATGTGGCTCCTGCTTGGATGCTTGTCCAGTGGATGCCATTAAAGAAGGTGAGGAAATTTTTAGCATAACAGAAGACTGCACTGAGTGTGGTTCATGTGTAGATGAGTGCCCTACTGATGCTATTGTTGAAGAGTAA
- a CDS encoding chemotaxis protein CheA has protein sequence MDNQYLDVFIDEAREHLQTMNQNLIDLEQSPEDRSILDSLFRVAHTLKGMAATMGYQGVANYTHKLENILDSFRQGEKKITSNIIDLLLEGADALEEFVNKLSEGEQVDLDFSSMQSRLEQAFAKADRDSFETPSQAQDTSSTNNEQSKGEAEMAATSEVQTDSSGEKAGSESDILDLNEYEGNLLKSALNDDYSAYHIRVVFDENVLLKGARAFMVFQKVEARGEIIKSDPEVEEIEDENFDQEIELIVVTKVDQQEIKSDIEQVSEINEVYLKVLQEDQLTDKTDEGADEDDDEKVQTEEQKVQQKDKQDEAKDSDGQSQQKIKTGKTVRVDIERLDKLMNLVSELVINKTRLEQVANNKESSELGKTSEQFSRITSEIQNVVMKVRMVPLDQVFNRFPRMVRDLSRSLNKEVNLVIEGRETELDRSLIDEIGDLLMHLIRNALDHGLEDSETRHKSGKSAKGNIHIKAYHNENNVVIEVSDDGKGIDPEKVRKKAISRGLLDSQQSEQVPDSEVINFLFTPGFSTSDEVSEVSGRGVGLDVVKSKLENLGGRVELDSEINQGTKFTMYLPLTLAIIQALMVNVGNEQYALPLSSIEETTILTDQDIQKVQEQEVIRLRDQLVPLIDLHDILDVERTENGEQEHAEQERFAIIVRKGDKKAGLIVDELLGQQEVVIKSLGGFLADIKGFTGATILGDGKVALILDVNSLLF, from the coding sequence ATGGATAATCAATATCTTGATGTTTTTATTGATGAAGCGAGAGAACATTTACAAACCATGAATCAAAATTTGATTGATCTGGAACAAAGTCCTGAGGATCGATCTATTTTAGATTCTTTGTTTAGGGTTGCTCATACATTAAAAGGGATGGCAGCCACTATGGGGTATCAAGGAGTTGCAAATTACACCCATAAATTAGAAAATATCCTGGATAGTTTTCGCCAAGGTGAGAAAAAGATTACATCGAACATTATTGATTTATTGTTAGAAGGAGCCGATGCCCTAGAAGAATTCGTAAATAAATTGTCAGAAGGTGAACAAGTAGATCTAGATTTTAGTAGTATGCAGTCACGCCTAGAACAAGCTTTTGCTAAGGCGGACAGAGATTCTTTTGAGACTCCTTCCCAGGCACAAGATACTTCTTCTACTAATAATGAACAGTCCAAGGGAGAAGCTGAAATGGCTGCAACTAGTGAAGTTCAGACTGACTCTTCAGGGGAAAAGGCAGGATCAGAAAGTGATATTTTAGATTTAAATGAATATGAAGGAAACTTGTTAAAATCGGCTTTAAACGACGATTATTCGGCCTATCACATTAGAGTTGTTTTTGATGAAAATGTACTTTTAAAAGGTGCTAGAGCTTTTATGGTATTTCAAAAAGTAGAAGCTAGAGGAGAAATCATTAAATCTGACCCAGAAGTTGAAGAAATTGAAGATGAGAACTTTGATCAGGAAATTGAACTGATAGTGGTAACCAAGGTTGATCAGCAAGAAATAAAGTCGGATATTGAACAGGTTTCAGAAATAAATGAAGTTTACCTAAAAGTACTCCAAGAGGATCAACTTACAGATAAAACAGACGAAGGAGCAGATGAAGACGATGATGAGAAAGTTCAGACAGAAGAACAGAAAGTTCAACAAAAAGACAAACAAGATGAAGCCAAAGATTCAGATGGACAAAGCCAGCAAAAGATTAAGACTGGAAAGACCGTCAGAGTAGATATTGAGCGATTGGACAAGTTAATGAATTTAGTAAGTGAACTCGTTATTAACAAGACTCGCTTAGAACAGGTAGCAAATAACAAAGAATCCTCTGAACTTGGAAAAACTAGTGAACAATTTAGTAGAATTACCAGTGAAATTCAAAATGTAGTGATGAAAGTTAGAATGGTTCCTTTAGACCAGGTTTTTAACCGTTTCCCAAGAATGGTAAGGGATCTATCAAGATCCTTAAATAAAGAAGTTAATTTAGTCATTGAAGGAAGGGAAACAGAGTTAGATCGATCTTTGATAGATGAGATCGGTGACTTATTAATGCATTTAATAAGAAATGCTCTAGACCATGGTCTAGAAGATTCTGAAACCAGACATAAATCGGGGAAATCAGCCAAGGGAAATATTCATATTAAAGCTTATCACAACGAAAACAATGTAGTTATTGAAGTCTCAGATGATGGTAAGGGAATTGATCCAGAAAAAGTAAGGAAAAAAGCAATTTCCAGAGGATTGCTCGATAGCCAACAAAGTGAACAAGTGCCTGATTCAGAAGTGATTAACTTTTTATTCACTCCAGGGTTTAGTACATCTGATGAGGTCTCCGAGGTATCTGGTAGGGGAGTTGGCCTGGACGTGGTCAAAAGTAAACTTGAAAATCTTGGTGGACGCGTGGAGTTAGACAGTGAAATTAATCAAGGCACAAAATTCACTATGTATTTACCTTTAACTCTAGCTATAATCCAGGCATTAATGGTCAATGTAGGCAATGAGCAATATGCTTTACCATTGTCATCCATTGAAGAAACGACAATTTTAACAGATCAGGATATCCAAAAGGTTCAAGAACAAGAAGTTATCAGGTTAAGGGATCAATTGGTACCTCTAATTGATCTGCACGACATTTTAGATGTTGAACGTACTGAAAATGGCGAACAAGAGCATGCTGAACAAGAAAGATTTGCTATTATAGTTAGAAAAGGCGATAAAAAGGCAGGATTAATAGTTGATGAACTACTGGGACAGCAAGAAGTTGTAATAAAGTCTCTAGGTGGCTTTTTGGCCGATATTAAAGGGTTTACAGGAGCAACAATTTTAGGTGATGGAAAAGTTGCTTTAATTTTAGATGTGAATTCATTATTATTTTAA
- a CDS encoding sigma-70 family RNA polymerase sigma factor, with amino-acid sequence MSLNLITSYQDSGDRQQLEKLISEYSYLVKKQVDKVNYPSISGLNRDDLISFGVIGLIDAIKKFDINRNVPFEAYANIRIRGAILDGLRKFDFVPRNLREEMKTLHSEYRKLEQKLGRTPTNNELAYQMSISEAELDKLWQATNCVIPSYLSDYITAEEGELTLEDIYPDSNSPDPQSRIDEKTTKQELGQAIDTLPQKEKLVLSLYYYEELTLKEIAKILELTESRISQLHSKAVLRLRGKLAKKKLDL; translated from the coding sequence GTGAGTCTTAACTTGATAACCAGCTATCAAGATTCCGGTGATCGCCAGCAACTTGAGAAATTAATATCAGAATATAGTTATTTGGTTAAAAAACAGGTTGATAAGGTGAACTATCCGTCAATTTCAGGCTTGAATAGAGATGACTTAATATCTTTTGGTGTAATTGGTTTGATAGATGCTATCAAGAAGTTTGACATTAATAGAAATGTTCCCTTTGAGGCCTATGCAAATATTAGAATTAGAGGTGCAATTCTAGATGGGTTGAGAAAGTTTGATTTTGTACCTCGAAATTTAAGGGAAGAAATGAAAACTTTACACAGTGAATATAGAAAGCTTGAGCAAAAATTAGGTAGAACACCTACTAATAATGAATTGGCTTATCAAATGTCAATTAGCGAAGCAGAACTTGATAAATTATGGCAAGCAACAAATTGTGTGATTCCTAGCTATCTAAGCGACTACATAACTGCTGAAGAAGGTGAATTAACCTTAGAAGATATTTATCCGGACAGTAACAGTCCTGATCCTCAAAGTAGAATTGATGAAAAAACAACAAAACAAGAATTAGGACAGGCCATAGACACACTGCCGCAAAAAGAGAAATTGGTGTTATCGTTATATTACTATGAAGAATTGACATTAAAAGAAATAGCAAAAATATTAGAACTTACAGAATCTAGAATTAGTCAATTACATTCTAAAGCTGTATTGAGACTTAGAGGAAAGCTAGCTAAAAAGAAACTTGACTTATAA
- the pyrH gene encoding UMP kinase has translation MTTDPKKRVVLKLSGEALAGEVGYGIDTDIMDAISQQIEEIVQLGTQVSVVVGGGNIWRGADASKQGMDRASADYMGMLATVMNALALQDMLEKYGVDTRVQTAIEMQQVAEPYIRRRAIRHLEKGRVVIFAGGTGNPFFSTDTTAALRAAEIEASVILLAKGKVDAVYDSDPLQNEDALKFSHLKYLDVLNNNLGVMDSTAASLCMDNSIPIIVFGLSQRGNIKKAVLGEKIGTLID, from the coding sequence ATGACGACAGATCCCAAAAAACGGGTTGTACTAAAGCTGAGCGGTGAAGCACTTGCCGGTGAAGTAGGTTATGGTATAGATACTGATATAATGGATGCAATTTCTCAACAAATTGAAGAAATAGTACAGCTTGGAACTCAAGTTAGTGTTGTAGTAGGTGGCGGTAATATCTGGAGAGGAGCTGATGCCAGTAAACAAGGCATGGACAGGGCTTCTGCAGACTACATGGGGATGCTAGCTACAGTCATGAATGCACTAGCTCTTCAAGATATGCTAGAAAAATATGGAGTAGATACCAGGGTGCAAACCGCTATAGAGATGCAGCAAGTTGCCGAACCATATATCAGAAGACGAGCTATAAGGCATTTGGAAAAAGGAAGAGTTGTAATATTTGCTGGAGGAACGGGCAATCCTTTCTTTTCTACAGATACTACCGCCGCATTAAGAGCTGCTGAAATTGAAGCATCAGTGATTTTACTAGCGAAAGGAAAAGTTGATGCAGTTTACGATTCTGACCCACTTCAAAACGAAGATGCTCTTAAATTTTCTCATCTTAAATATTTGGATGTATTAAATAATAACTTGGGTGTAATGGATTCTACAGCAGCTAGTTTGTGCATGGATAATTCCATACCCATTATTGTGTTTGGTCTTTCCCAGAGAGGTAATATAAAAAAGGCAGTCCTGGGAGAAAAAATTGGAACATTAATTGATTAG
- a CDS encoding chemotaxis protein CheD, whose product MTIVKVGIADMKVASKESIIRTSGLGSCVGITLYDGSLKIGGMVHIMLPESPTNKSQFKRTKYADTGIVDLLTEMENMGCKRRNLVSKMAGGAHMFKFSGGSELLKIGERNAKAVEEVLTDLKVKILAKDVGGDYGRTIDLFCETGKLQIKTINRGVKEV is encoded by the coding sequence ATGACGATAGTTAAAGTCGGTATTGCAGACATGAAAGTGGCCTCTAAGGAAAGTATTATTCGAACTTCGGGATTGGGATCATGTGTTGGAATCACCCTTTATGATGGCTCTTTAAAAATTGGTGGAATGGTTCACATTATGCTACCTGAAAGTCCGACTAATAAGTCACAATTTAAAAGAACTAAATATGCAGATACCGGAATTGTAGATTTGCTAACAGAAATGGAAAATATGGGATGCAAGCGGAGGAATTTGGTTTCTAAAATGGCCGGGGGAGCTCATATGTTTAAGTTTTCTGGTGGGAGTGAACTTTTGAAAATTGGAGAGAGAAACGCTAAAGCTGTAGAAGAAGTATTAACAGATTTAAAGGTAAAAATCCTTGCTAAAGATGTAGGAGGAGATTACGGCCGGACCATTGACCTTTTCTGTGAAACTGGAAAACTGCAAATCAAAACAATAAATCGTGGAGTTAAAGAGGTGTAA
- a CDS encoding chemotaxis protein CheW: MTETQATTGDQQYIVFNLGDEEYGVEILQVQTIERMLDITRVPHAPDFVEGVTNLRGMVVPIIDLRKRLNLPEKEATDETRIITVKIDEVMVGMIVDSASDVVKVPQDAIEPPPSIIGGVESTYIEGVAKLENRLLILLKLSEVLKKDEVDQLKNQLNT; the protein is encoded by the coding sequence ATGACTGAAACTCAAGCTACTACGGGAGATCAACAGTACATTGTGTTTAATCTAGGAGATGAGGAATATGGAGTAGAGATTCTTCAGGTTCAGACAATAGAGAGAATGTTGGATATAACTCGTGTACCTCACGCCCCTGATTTTGTTGAAGGTGTGACTAACCTCCGTGGTATGGTAGTGCCAATTATAGACTTGAGAAAGAGATTGAATCTACCTGAAAAAGAGGCTACAGATGAAACTAGAATTATTACAGTTAAAATAGATGAAGTTATGGTAGGAATGATAGTTGATTCTGCATCAGATGTAGTCAAAGTACCTCAAGATGCCATCGAACCACCACCTTCTATTATTGGTGGTGTGGAAAGTACTTATATTGAAGGTGTTGCTAAATTGGAAAATCGACTATTAATATTACTTAAATTATCCGAGGTTCTTAAAAAAGATGAGGTAGACCAGTTAAAGAATCAGTTAAATACATAA
- a CDS encoding FapA family protein → MAELPQRFSGENLQEVLAEAAESLSCEVEELEYKVIQREKKGLLRRTPCVIEVSGQHKKNDNTNTGDNNGIVAETAASNDPAEEKLNVSIDGYYEISEEDNAIYLVVYPPENRGNYVKWKDVKSKLEEKGFEILDEAFIVEIVRKSEGQKVDISEYIEEHVIDGSFEIRVAEDNMKALLKVNLPQGRGKEVNLEEITQALSERKISQNLDFQAIHKCVSEGTQGEFRTIATGDQPIDGKDAEIQLHFEEKERKPVVKEDGSVDYYNIDNVTNVKAEDLLASKHPPEEGSPGKDVYGNIVSPKPGTDRQIKRGKNTELSEDEMELRASIDGQVVMNNDGFIHVYPVYEVSGDVDVSTGNIDFVGNVIVKGQIKSGLKVKAAGDVEVRKSVDSCIIEAGGNVDIKGGIQGRNKGSITAGGSVTCKFIENAQVSAEGDINVIEGILHSQVEGNKINVFEGKKGLLVGGKVTAREEVVAKMIGSSFATATHVAVGLDPELRKKSSDIDTELKNTNENLEKTDKAIAILQKVKQTKGALPKDKENMLVRLQRTKSHLDQTKQQLCSQKEEIKNILKDKTDGRVIAKKVVYPGVKVTIGEVSYNIKDEQKSSMFRLSSDGEVSSEPVS, encoded by the coding sequence ATGGCAGAACTACCCCAAAGGTTTTCCGGTGAAAACTTACAAGAAGTTTTAGCGGAAGCTGCTGAATCACTATCATGTGAAGTTGAGGAACTAGAATATAAAGTGATACAGCGAGAAAAGAAAGGCCTTTTAAGGCGAACCCCCTGTGTCATTGAAGTGTCTGGACAGCATAAAAAAAATGACAACACAAACACGGGTGATAATAATGGTATAGTGGCCGAAACGGCAGCTAGTAATGACCCTGCGGAAGAGAAACTAAATGTCAGTATTGATGGATATTATGAGATATCGGAAGAAGACAATGCTATTTATTTAGTTGTATACCCTCCTGAAAATCGAGGTAATTATGTCAAGTGGAAAGATGTTAAGAGTAAATTAGAAGAAAAAGGTTTTGAAATCCTCGATGAGGCATTTATAGTAGAAATTGTCAGAAAATCGGAAGGCCAAAAAGTAGATATTTCTGAATATATTGAGGAACATGTAATAGATGGATCTTTTGAAATTAGAGTTGCTGAAGACAATATGAAAGCACTGTTAAAGGTGAATTTACCTCAAGGAAGAGGAAAGGAAGTTAATTTAGAAGAAATTACTCAGGCCCTAAGTGAACGAAAAATCAGTCAAAATTTAGATTTTCAAGCAATACATAAATGTGTAAGTGAAGGCACACAAGGCGAATTCAGAACTATTGCCACCGGAGATCAGCCTATAGATGGAAAAGACGCAGAGATCCAACTACATTTTGAAGAAAAAGAAAGAAAACCTGTAGTTAAAGAAGACGGAAGTGTGGACTATTATAATATTGATAATGTTACTAATGTTAAAGCCGAGGACCTCTTGGCGAGCAAACATCCTCCAGAGGAGGGTAGTCCCGGTAAAGATGTATATGGAAATATAGTGTCTCCCAAACCAGGAACTGATCGGCAAATAAAAAGAGGTAAAAATACCGAGTTAAGCGAAGATGAAATGGAGTTAAGAGCATCTATAGATGGACAGGTAGTCATGAATAATGACGGGTTTATTCACGTATATCCTGTTTATGAAGTTTCTGGTGATGTGGATGTTTCAACAGGAAATATTGATTTTGTGGGTAATGTTATTGTAAAAGGACAGATAAAAAGTGGTTTAAAGGTTAAGGCTGCTGGGGATGTAGAAGTCCGTAAAAGTGTTGATAGTTGTATAATAGAAGCGGGAGGCAATGTCGATATTAAAGGCGGCATTCAAGGTAGGAACAAAGGGTCTATTACTGCAGGTGGCTCGGTAACTTGCAAATTCATCGAAAATGCTCAAGTTTCTGCTGAAGGAGATATTAATGTTATTGAAGGTATTCTCCATAGTCAGGTAGAAGGTAATAAAATAAATGTTTTTGAAGGAAAAAAAGGTTTACTCGTAGGTGGCAAAGTAACTGCAAGAGAAGAGGTAGTAGCTAAAATGATTGGATCCAGTTTTGCCACTGCCACTCATGTAGCTGTCGGCTTAGACCCTGAATTAAGGAAAAAGTCTTCAGATATAGATACAGAACTGAAAAACACCAACGAAAACCTGGAAAAAACAGATAAAGCTATTGCAATACTACAGAAGGTCAAGCAAACTAAAGGGGCGCTGCCTAAGGATAAAGAAAATATGCTTGTTAGATTGCAAAGGACTAAATCCCACTTAGACCAAACAAAACAGCAATTATGCAGCCAAAAAGAGGAAATAAAAAATATTTTAAAAGATAAAACAGATGGCAGAGTTATAGCAAAAAAGGTGGTTTATCCTGGAGTCAAAGTAACCATTGGTGAAGTCTCGTATAATATAAAGGATGAACAAAAGAGTAGTATGTTTAGATTGTCCTCTGATGGAGAAGTTTCCAGTGAGCCTGTATCTTAA
- the frr gene encoding ribosome recycling factor, giving the protein MDSIFKDAEQKMKKALSSLKSELASLRAGRANPSILEGINVDYYGMATPLNQLANISAPEPRLLVVQPYDKSAIEDIEKAILKSDVGLTPNNDGQVIRLAVPQLTEERRNELVKIVRQKGEDTKVVVRNVRRDANDELKKLEKEKEISEDESIRGQDEIQKITDKYIKKIDEVMNAKEEEITSF; this is encoded by the coding sequence GTGGATTCGATTTTTAAAGATGCTGAACAAAAGATGAAAAAAGCTTTGTCTTCTCTTAAAAGTGAGTTGGCTTCCCTTCGTGCAGGAAGAGCGAATCCAAGTATTTTAGAAGGGATTAATGTTGATTATTACGGAATGGCCACACCTTTGAATCAGCTAGCTAATATTTCGGCTCCTGAACCACGTTTGTTAGTAGTGCAACCTTATGACAAAAGTGCTATTGAAGACATTGAAAAAGCAATCCTAAAAAGTGATGTCGGCTTGACACCTAACAACGATGGTCAAGTCATTCGACTAGCTGTGCCTCAACTGACGGAAGAACGGAGAAATGAGCTAGTGAAAATAGTTAGACAAAAAGGTGAAGATACTAAAGTGGTAGTAAGGAATGTCCGTAGAGATGCCAATGACGAGCTTAAAAAATTAGAAAAAGAAAAGGAAATTTCCGAGGATGAATCTATCAGAGGACAGGATGAAATTCAAAAGATAACAGATAAGTACATCAAGAAAATTGACGAAGTAATGAACGCCAAAGAAGAGGAGATCACATCTTTCTAA
- a CDS encoding chemotaxis protein CheC produces the protein MSDFNLNELHIDILKELGNIGAGNATTALSQFLGKSIKMTVPEVNILPFEEVPEVVGGPEELVAGVYMRIEGEAPGSLMLLLKQEDALKLIDVLLGRDSSQEKVGTADLDDIEQSALMETGNIVANSYLNSLADMTKMEVGPSVPAISVDMAGAILEVILFQVDEEISEHVILIGTEFAYEGNTIRGHFFLIPDNESFPKIIKSLGFDYDDS, from the coding sequence ATGTCGGATTTTAATTTAAATGAGCTTCACATAGACATTTTGAAAGAATTAGGTAATATAGGGGCAGGTAACGCCACAACAGCTTTATCACAGTTCTTAGGTAAGTCTATCAAGATGACGGTTCCAGAAGTTAATATACTTCCTTTTGAAGAAGTTCCCGAAGTAGTAGGAGGCCCAGAGGAATTAGTCGCAGGAGTGTACATGAGAATTGAGGGAGAAGCACCAGGGTCGCTGATGCTATTGCTAAAACAAGAAGATGCGCTAAAACTCATAGATGTACTTTTGGGAAGGGACAGTTCGCAGGAGAAAGTCGGTACCGCAGACCTAGACGATATAGAACAATCGGCCCTGATGGAAACAGGGAACATAGTCGCAAATTCTTATTTAAATTCCCTGGCCGATATGACTAAAATGGAAGTAGGACCATCCGTACCTGCTATTTCAGTAGATATGGCAGGAGCTATCTTAGAGGTGATTCTATTTCAAGTAGATGAAGAGATCAGTGAACACGTGATCTTGATCGGTACCGAATTTGCCTATGAGGGAAATACCATTAGAGGACACTTTTTTCTGATTCCCGATAATGAATCCTTCCCAAAAATAATAAAATCTTTGGGGTTTGACTATGACGATAGTTAA
- the rpsB gene encoding 30S ribosomal protein S2, which translates to MSVVTMKQLLEAGVHFGHQTRRWNPKMKRYIFTERNGIYIVDLQKTVKKLDEAYEFVKELAANGEKIMFVGTKKQAQDAVKNEAERCEMFYVNQRWLGGMLTNFQTISKRLNRFYELEQMEEDGTFEVLPKKEVQSLRREHAKLDKFLGGLRGMEDLPGALFVIDPKKEKIAVAEARKLGIPIVSIVDTNCDPDEVDYVIPGNDDAIRAVKLITEKIADSVLEGKQGVQLAE; encoded by the coding sequence TTGAGTGTAGTAACAATGAAACAATTACTAGAAGCAGGTGTTCATTTTGGGCATCAAACTCGACGATGGAATCCTAAAATGAAAAGGTACATTTTTACAGAGAGAAATGGAATTTATATTGTAGACCTGCAAAAAACGGTTAAGAAACTGGATGAGGCTTACGAATTTGTCAAAGAACTAGCTGCCAATGGAGAAAAGATAATGTTTGTAGGAACCAAAAAACAGGCTCAAGATGCAGTTAAAAATGAAGCAGAACGATGTGAGATGTTTTACGTAAATCAGCGTTGGCTAGGTGGAATGCTAACCAACTTCCAAACCATTAGTAAGAGACTAAATCGTTTTTATGAGCTTGAGCAAATGGAAGAAGACGGAACTTTTGAAGTGCTTCCTAAAAAAGAAGTTCAAAGCTTAAGACGAGAGCATGCCAAATTAGATAAGTTCTTAGGTGGATTAAGGGGAATGGAAGATCTTCCTGGAGCTTTATTTGTCATTGATCCTAAAAAAGAAAAGATTGCAGTGGCTGAAGCTCGCAAACTAGGTATACCAATTGTATCAATTGTAGATACTAATTGTGATCCGGATGAAGTGGATTACGTTATTCCAGGCAATGATGATGCTATCAGAGCTGTAAAACTGATAACTGAAAAAATAGCTGATTCAGTTTTAGAAGGTAAACAAGGGGTTCAACTTGCTGAATAA
- a CDS encoding DUF6115 domain-containing protein: protein MGLYITVFIIGVILIIFSTTLLKSNSTSSITTPTESRLTQNSSSKYHNNEKTSFLASEILREMEDSSEEMLQKLSSKEMQLESLISTADYKISQLDELLRQDVSKIEKANEMKPSLTQKQTSPQSNFSTYTPGQLIRKETNKTHNSGYNKILPQEQSQNTSTKSATVNFLPKYMEKHKDVIDLYKQGQTVTEIAQTTEKGKGEVQLIINLYQQSGENSYEVGS, encoded by the coding sequence ATGGGACTATACATTACTGTTTTTATCATCGGTGTTATTTTAATAATTTTTTCCACCACGTTGTTGAAATCAAATAGTACATCTTCTATTACAACTCCTACCGAAAGTCGATTAACACAAAACTCCAGTTCTAAATATCACAATAATGAAAAAACATCATTTTTAGCTAGTGAAATATTGCGAGAAATGGAAGACAGTAGTGAAGAGATGTTACAAAAGCTCAGCAGCAAAGAGATGCAGTTAGAAAGTTTGATAAGCACTGCAGATTACAAAATATCCCAATTAGATGAGCTGTTGCGCCAAGATGTTTCAAAGATTGAAAAAGCTAATGAGATGAAACCTAGTTTAACACAAAAGCAGACATCTCCGCAAAGTAATTTTAGTACTTATACACCAGGGCAATTAATTCGAAAAGAAACGAATAAAACTCATAATTCAGGATATAATAAGATATTACCCCAAGAGCAATCTCAAAATACCTCTACAAAAAGTGCAACAGTTAATTTTTTACCAAAGTATATGGAAAAACACAAAGATGTTATTGATTTATATAAACAGGGACAGACTGTTACCGAAATAGCTCAAACTACAGAAAAAGGTAAAGGAGAAGTACAATTAATTATTAACCTATATCAACAAAGTGGTGAGAATAGCTATGAAGTTGGATCCTAA